Proteins encoded together in one uncultured Desulfosarcina sp. window:
- a CDS encoding pyridoxal phosphate-dependent aminotransferase yields the protein MTVARKIETIMTQSSWIRKMFEEGAKLKAEHGADNVFDFSLGNPNLPPPEKFNEVLRDTVDSCGLGDHCYMPQAGYPQVCVSVAEYLTEEQGVAMSCDDVIMTCGAAGALNVIFKALLDPGDEVLTPTPCFVEYRFYADNHGGVLKMVGTRPDFTLDLDALADAITEKTKIVLINSPNNPTGQIYDRASLDALGKILEQKSGQFGHTIYLVSDEPYRKIVFDDAQVPSIFQSYAQCILATSYSKDISIPGERIGFAAVNPGATYKRELMAGMALTNRILGFVNAPALMQRVVACMQGMSVDINEYKRKRDIFCEGLADAGYTFTKPAGAFYLFPQTPIADDVAFVKELQKELILVVPGSGFAGPGHFRIAFCVDDQTIIKALPGFKRVMQQYQ from the coding sequence ATGACCGTTGCCCGTAAAATTGAAACGATCATGACCCAATCGTCATGGATTCGAAAAATGTTCGAAGAGGGCGCCAAACTCAAAGCTGAACATGGCGCCGACAATGTCTTCGACTTCAGCCTGGGAAACCCCAATCTCCCGCCGCCCGAAAAATTCAACGAGGTTTTACGGGATACGGTGGATTCATGCGGCCTTGGCGACCACTGCTACATGCCCCAGGCCGGATATCCCCAGGTGTGTGTGTCCGTGGCCGAATACCTCACTGAAGAACAGGGGGTGGCCATGAGCTGCGATGACGTCATCATGACCTGCGGCGCGGCCGGTGCCCTGAACGTTATTTTCAAGGCCCTGCTCGATCCCGGCGACGAGGTGCTGACCCCCACCCCCTGCTTTGTGGAGTACCGCTTTTACGCCGACAACCACGGCGGGGTGCTGAAGATGGTGGGCACCCGGCCGGATTTCACCCTTGACCTGGATGCCCTTGCCGACGCCATTACCGAGAAAACCAAGATCGTTCTGATCAACTCGCCCAACAATCCGACCGGCCAGATTTACGACAGAGCCAGCCTGGATGCCCTGGGAAAAATCCTCGAACAAAAAAGCGGCCAGTTCGGCCACACCATTTATCTGGTTTCCGACGAGCCCTACCGCAAAATCGTTTTCGACGATGCCCAGGTACCCTCTATCTTCCAGAGCTACGCACAGTGCATCCTGGCGACATCCTATTCCAAGGACATCTCCATTCCCGGCGAACGCATCGGTTTTGCCGCGGTCAACCCCGGCGCCACGTATAAAAGGGAGCTGATGGCAGGCATGGCGCTGACCAACCGGATTCTGGGGTTTGTCAATGCGCCGGCGCTGATGCAACGGGTGGTGGCCTGCATGCAGGGCATGAGCGTGGATATCAACGAGTACAAACGCAAGCGGGATATCTTCTGCGAGGGCCTGGCCGATGCCGGCTACACCTTCACCAAACCCGCAGGAGCGTTTTACCTTTTCCCGCAGACGCCCATCGCCGACGATGTGGCCTTCGTAAAGGAACTGCAAAAAGAATTGATTCTCGTGGTGCCGGGCAGCGGTTTCGCCGGTCCGGGCCACTTCCGGATTGCCTTTTGTGTGGACGATCAAACCATTATCAAGGCGCTGCCGGGGTTTAAACGGGTGATGCAACAATACCAATAA
- a CDS encoding P-II family nitrogen regulator: MKKIETIIKPFKLDDVKDALNKIGVSGMTISEVKGFGRQRGHKEIYRGAEYQTDFIPKVKIDVVVDADMADKVVSTITEVANTGSVGDGKIFVLPIEGAYRIRTGESGKDAI; this comes from the coding sequence ATGAAAAAAATCGAAACAATCATTAAACCGTTCAAACTGGACGATGTCAAAGACGCCCTCAATAAGATCGGCGTATCCGGTATGACCATCAGTGAAGTCAAAGGATTCGGACGCCAGCGAGGTCATAAGGAGATTTACCGCGGCGCCGAGTACCAGACCGATTTCATCCCCAAAGTCAAGATCGACGTTGTCGTGGACGCCGATATGGCGGACAAAGTGGTTTCCACCATCACCGAGGTGGCCAATACCGGCAGTGTCGGCGATGGCAAGATCTTCGTCTTGCCCATTGAAGGCGCCTATCGCATTCGCACCGGGGAATCCGGCAAGGACGCTATTTAG
- a CDS encoding ammonium transporter, translating to MKLKTFVLLILAVLMSVPFAMAADPEPTVLTNKEAIDLVQTHANYLWTLVAACLVFFMQAGFAMVEAGFTRAKNSINIMMKNLMDFSIGSIAFWAIGFGLMFGVSSTGWFGTSGFFLSDFTPDGDPWVLAFWMFQVVFAATAATIVSGAMAERTKFTGYILYSIVVSAVIYPIFGSWAWGSLLNGSGWLEGFGFIDFAGSTVVHSVGGWAALAGAIVLGPRIGKYTKDGKVKPIMGHNIPLAALGVFILWLGWFGFNPGSTTTADTSIAMIFVNTNLAAAAGAVLAMIASWAKFGKPEVGMSLNGALAGLVAITAGCANVLPGSAIIIGAVAGVLVVFSVLFFDKIKVDDPVGAVSVHGVNGAWGTLAAGIFNIGGTSASIIGVQLLGIAACFIWTFPMAFIMFKLIDKSMGLRVSPEEELEGLDLAEHGGIAYPDFGVSTHGGISSIGGPPSAGAPGYSPSAKPVTQS from the coding sequence ATGAAATTGAAAACTTTTGTCCTGCTGATTCTGGCTGTTTTGATGAGTGTTCCGTTTGCTATGGCGGCGGATCCCGAACCCACGGTGCTGACCAACAAGGAAGCCATCGATCTGGTGCAGACCCATGCCAACTACCTGTGGACCCTGGTGGCCGCTTGTCTGGTGTTTTTCATGCAGGCCGGTTTCGCCATGGTGGAGGCCGGTTTCACCCGCGCGAAGAACTCCATCAACATCATGATGAAAAACCTCATGGACTTTTCCATCGGCTCCATCGCCTTCTGGGCTATCGGCTTCGGCCTGATGTTCGGGGTTTCTTCCACCGGCTGGTTCGGCACCTCGGGTTTTTTCCTCAGCGATTTCACGCCGGATGGCGATCCCTGGGTCCTGGCCTTCTGGATGTTCCAGGTCGTTTTTGCCGCCACGGCCGCCACCATTGTTTCCGGCGCCATGGCCGAGCGCACCAAGTTCACCGGCTACATTCTATACAGTATCGTCGTTTCTGCCGTGATTTACCCGATTTTCGGCTCCTGGGCCTGGGGCAGCCTGCTTAACGGCAGCGGCTGGCTGGAAGGCTTCGGTTTCATCGATTTCGCCGGATCCACCGTGGTCCACTCTGTGGGCGGTTGGGCGGCTTTGGCCGGTGCTATCGTTCTCGGCCCCAGAATCGGGAAATACACCAAAGACGGAAAAGTCAAACCCATCATGGGCCACAATATCCCGCTGGCGGCCCTGGGTGTCTTTATCCTGTGGCTGGGTTGGTTCGGTTTCAACCCCGGTTCCACCACCACCGCGGATACCAGCATCGCCATGATTTTCGTCAACACCAACCTGGCCGCCGCCGCTGGTGCCGTACTGGCCATGATCGCCTCCTGGGCCAAATTCGGCAAACCCGAAGTCGGCATGAGCCTTAACGGCGCGTTGGCCGGTCTGGTCGCCATTACCGCCGGTTGTGCCAACGTCCTGCCCGGTAGCGCCATTATTATCGGTGCCGTTGCCGGCGTCCTGGTGGTCTTTTCGGTCCTGTTCTTCGACAAAATCAAGGTCGACGACCCTGTCGGCGCAGTTTCCGTCCATGGCGTGAATGGCGCCTGGGGCACACTGGCCGCCGGAATTTTCAACATCGGCGGAACTTCGGCCAGTATTATCGGGGTTCAGCTGCTGGGCATCGCCGCCTGCTTTATCTGGACCTTCCCCATGGCCTTCATCATGTTCAAACTCATCGACAAATCCATGGGCCTGCGGGTTTCCCCGGAAGAAGAACTGGAAGGGCTGGACCTTGCCGAACACGGTGGCATCGCCTATCCGGACTTCGGTGTCTCCACCCATGGCGGCATCTCTTCCATCGGCGGGCCGCCTTCGGCAGGGGCTCCCGGGTACAGCCCGTCCGCCAAACCGGTAACTCAGTCGTAA
- the glnD gene encoding [protein-PII] uridylyltransferase produces the protein MNDPHPHNLYADVSVTLKQGRERLVDALVAGKAPTFLDDHARLIDDYFHQSYEKSVVGPTMGIAKNPYAVVALGGYGRSEQCVYSDVDLLFLFEKKVPPVAEELVREIIYPLWDMGLDVGHATRSIKECISMSRKDFEVLTSILDARFICGMSPLFMKLMDQIRAKFINLKPDAIISWLVETNRDRHRHFGDSSYLLEPNFKEGQGGLRDYHTMLWIAKIKSGIKHRRDLEYYGYFSHEDYRRLSDALAFIWNVRNRFHLMMGRKSDRIHLEQQRKLAEVMGVASVNGHLPVEHLLGELHSHMEYVKQQHEMFLYEMEQSKRLKRKNKGLKVTEVKGLKFNRSMLNFTSPEKILNHPQLLMDIFVESAAQKAPLNSEAKRLVQDFGDLVDARFRSDPEVVKQFERILIRSNRAFEVLNQMLNTGFLARFIPEFKPVINRIQFDQYHLYPVARHLLYTIKILKEIDGDALHPNDPLATSLYKELRKKKLLLWAALLHDIGKGEPTSGHSERGAILAEKILLEKGADPADAKIVAFLVEHHLLLIQTATRRDVNDEETALSMARAIKKVELLKMLYLLTVADSMATGPKAWNDWTSSLLRNLFFKVLNVLEHGELASGRAVRSVEKKRQEVAAAMGGEMEADRLERLLNFMSPRYMLYMPAEKIPGHLKLYDRLGDKPFVWQIEKIPGAETRTVTICGKDRPGLISRIAGVFTLNNINILDVQVFTWRNNIALDVFEVTPPPDPIFEDERWERAGRNLEEALTDRLDLTRELVRKDNDATPIQPYTAERPTEIVVDNDTSSFFTIVEVVTFDFPGLLFRVTDALFKCGLDIWVAKIATKVDQVVDVFYVRDFDGQKVDAPHQVEALKAAIAEILPGEDPLSG, from the coding sequence GTGAACGATCCCCACCCCCACAATTTATACGCCGATGTTTCCGTGACCCTGAAACAAGGGCGCGAACGGCTTGTCGATGCGCTGGTGGCCGGCAAGGCCCCGACATTTCTCGACGACCACGCCCGGCTCATCGACGACTATTTTCACCAGAGCTACGAAAAAAGCGTGGTGGGTCCCACCATGGGCATTGCCAAAAACCCCTATGCCGTGGTGGCTCTGGGAGGATACGGGCGTAGCGAGCAGTGCGTTTACTCCGATGTGGATCTGCTGTTTCTGTTCGAAAAAAAGGTTCCCCCGGTGGCCGAGGAACTGGTTCGCGAAATCATCTACCCCTTGTGGGACATGGGCCTGGATGTGGGGCACGCCACGCGCTCCATCAAAGAGTGCATCTCCATGTCGCGCAAGGATTTCGAGGTGCTGACCTCCATCCTCGATGCCCGTTTCATCTGCGGCATGTCGCCCCTTTTCATGAAATTGATGGACCAGATCCGTGCCAAGTTCATCAACCTCAAACCGGACGCGATCATTTCCTGGCTGGTGGAAACCAACCGGGACCGGCATCGCCATTTCGGCGACTCTTCCTACCTGCTGGAGCCCAACTTCAAGGAAGGCCAGGGGGGCTTGCGGGACTATCACACCATGCTTTGGATCGCCAAGATCAAATCCGGGATCAAACACCGCCGGGACCTGGAATATTACGGCTATTTTTCCCATGAAGATTACAGGCGGCTGTCCGACGCCCTGGCGTTTATCTGGAACGTGAGAAACCGCTTTCACCTGATGATGGGCCGCAAAAGCGACCGGATCCACCTTGAACAGCAGCGCAAGCTGGCCGAGGTGATGGGGGTGGCTTCGGTCAACGGCCATTTGCCCGTGGAGCACCTGCTCGGCGAACTGCACAGCCATATGGAGTACGTCAAGCAGCAGCATGAAATGTTCCTGTACGAGATGGAGCAGAGCAAACGGCTTAAAAGAAAGAACAAGGGGCTTAAGGTTACCGAAGTCAAAGGCCTCAAATTCAACCGCAGCATGCTCAATTTCACTTCTCCGGAAAAAATACTCAACCATCCGCAGCTGCTGATGGACATTTTTGTGGAAAGTGCCGCTCAGAAGGCGCCATTGAACAGCGAAGCCAAAAGACTGGTGCAGGATTTCGGCGATCTCGTCGACGCCCGCTTCCGGTCCGACCCGGAAGTGGTGAAACAGTTCGAGCGCATCCTGATTCGGTCCAACCGGGCCTTCGAGGTGCTCAATCAGATGCTCAATACGGGTTTTCTGGCGCGGTTCATTCCCGAATTCAAGCCGGTCATCAACCGAATTCAGTTCGACCAGTATCATCTTTATCCCGTTGCCCGGCACCTGCTTTATACCATTAAAATCCTCAAGGAGATCGACGGCGACGCCCTCCATCCCAATGATCCGCTGGCGACCAGCCTTTACAAGGAGTTGCGAAAAAAGAAGCTGCTCCTGTGGGCGGCGCTGCTCCACGATATCGGCAAAGGGGAGCCCACAAGCGGCCATTCAGAACGCGGAGCGATTCTGGCCGAGAAAATTTTGCTGGAAAAAGGCGCCGACCCGGCGGACGCCAAAATCGTGGCCTTTCTGGTCGAGCATCACCTGCTGCTGATTCAAACGGCCACCCGGCGGGACGTCAACGATGAAGAGACGGCCCTCTCCATGGCCCGGGCCATCAAAAAGGTGGAGCTTTTGAAAATGCTCTACCTGCTCACCGTTGCCGACTCCATGGCCACCGGCCCCAAGGCCTGGAATGACTGGACCTCCAGCCTTTTGCGCAACCTGTTCTTCAAGGTGCTCAATGTCCTCGAACACGGTGAACTGGCCTCCGGCCGCGCCGTCAGAAGCGTCGAGAAGAAAAGACAGGAAGTCGCCGCCGCCATGGGCGGGGAGATGGAGGCGGACCGCCTGGAGAGGCTTCTCAATTTCATGTCCCCCCGCTACATGCTTTACATGCCGGCGGAAAAAATTCCGGGTCATCTGAAGCTGTATGACAGACTCGGTGATAAGCCCTTTGTGTGGCAGATCGAAAAAATCCCCGGTGCCGAAACCCGTACCGTGACCATCTGCGGCAAGGACCGGCCCGGTCTGATTTCCAGAATCGCCGGGGTTTTCACCCTGAACAACATCAATATCCTCGATGTTCAGGTGTTTACCTGGCGCAACAACATCGCCCTGGACGTGTTCGAAGTGACGCCGCCACCGGATCCGATATTCGAGGACGAGCGCTGGGAGCGGGCCGGCAGAAATCTCGAAGAGGCCCTCACGGACCGGCTGGATCTGACCAGGGAACTGGTCCGCAAAGACAACGATGCCACGCCCATCCAGCCGTATACCGCCGAACGGCCCACGGAAATCGTGGTGGACAACGACACGTCCAGTTTCTTCACCATCGTCGAGGTGGTGACATTCGATTTCCCCGGTCTGCTCTTCCGGGTAACCGATGCGCTTTTCAAGTGCGGCCTGGACATCTGGGTCGCCAAAATCGCCACCAAAGTGGATCAGGTGGTGGATGTTTTTTATGTCAGGGATTTCGACGGCCAAAAGGTGGACGCACCGCATCAGGTCGAGGCCCTCAAAGCAGCCATTGCGGAGATACTCCCGGGGGAAGATCCGCTGTCCGGCTGA
- a CDS encoding ammonium transporter, translated as MKLKSIWLATLLGFIATPAFAEDAINAGDTAWIIVATALVMMMTPAGLALFYGGMSRYKNLLNTLAMTFVAYCLASVIWMMWGYTLAFGTSKAGIIGGFDHFFMAGIGVDSVSGSIPTLVFALFQMTFAAITVALVLGSVVDRMKFSSWIVFTILWVTFIYCPIAHWVWGGGWMGEMGALDFAGGNVVHINAGVAGLVLALVLGKRIGYGKEAMFPSSITLTALGAALLWFGWFGFNAGSQLAADGVAASAFLVTNTSAATAALVWMFCEWSATGKPTVLGIASGVVAGLVSITPAAGFVNLTASLIIGLGAGALGYFSVAVIKQKVGYDDALDAFGVHGMCGIWGALATGLFANPTITEGAAGLFYGNPGQLWTQIISIIATAVFTAVGTLIVVFVTKTITGGLRVDGDEEIQGLDNALHGERGFEIM; from the coding sequence ATGAAATTGAAATCGATCTGGCTTGCAACACTGCTTGGATTCATCGCAACCCCCGCTTTCGCCGAAGATGCGATCAATGCGGGCGACACGGCCTGGATCATCGTCGCCACGGCCCTGGTGATGATGATGACCCCGGCCGGACTGGCCCTGTTTTACGGCGGCATGTCCCGATATAAAAACCTGCTCAACACTCTGGCCATGACGTTCGTCGCCTACTGCCTGGCAAGCGTGATCTGGATGATGTGGGGCTACACGCTGGCTTTCGGGACGAGCAAGGCCGGCATCATCGGCGGCTTCGACCACTTCTTTATGGCCGGTATCGGCGTCGACAGCGTTTCCGGCTCCATACCGACCCTGGTATTTGCCCTGTTCCAGATGACTTTTGCCGCCATCACCGTGGCCCTGGTACTGGGGTCGGTGGTGGACCGCATGAAATTTTCCTCATGGATCGTTTTTACCATCCTCTGGGTTACCTTCATTTACTGTCCCATCGCCCACTGGGTATGGGGCGGCGGTTGGATGGGAGAGATGGGCGCCCTCGATTTTGCCGGCGGAAACGTGGTGCACATCAACGCCGGCGTGGCGGGGCTGGTACTGGCCCTGGTACTGGGCAAGCGCATCGGCTACGGCAAGGAAGCCATGTTTCCTTCCAGCATCACCCTGACGGCCCTGGGCGCAGCCCTGCTTTGGTTCGGCTGGTTCGGATTCAACGCCGGCAGCCAACTGGCCGCCGATGGCGTGGCCGCATCGGCTTTTCTGGTGACCAATACCTCGGCGGCCACGGCAGCCCTGGTGTGGATGTTCTGCGAATGGAGCGCCACCGGAAAACCCACCGTGCTGGGCATCGCCTCGGGTGTGGTGGCCGGACTGGTGTCCATTACCCCGGCCGCCGGTTTCGTCAATCTGACGGCATCCCTGATTATCGGCCTGGGCGCCGGAGCCCTGGGGTATTTTTCCGTTGCCGTGATCAAACAGAAAGTGGGCTATGATGACGCTCTGGATGCCTTCGGCGTCCACGGCATGTGCGGCATCTGGGGCGCTTTGGCTACCGGTCTGTTCGCCAACCCAACCATCACCGAAGGCGCGGCCGGCCTGTTTTACGGCAACCCCGGGCAGTTGTGGACCCAGATCATTTCAATCATTGCCACGGCCGTTTTCACCGCCGTCGGGACGCTGATCGTCGTTTTTGTCACCAAAACGATCACAGGCGGCCTGCGGGTCGACGGAGACGAAGAGATTCAGGGGTTGGACAATGCCCTGCATGGAGAACGCGGATTCGAAATCATGTAA
- a CDS encoding P-II family nitrogen regulator — MKKIEAIVKPFKLDDVKEALNEIGIQGMTISEVKGYGRQKGHKEIYRGAEYVVDFIPKVKIEIIVDSERADQVVEAIQNSANTGKIGDGKIFVFSVEEVIRVRTGEKGKDAI; from the coding sequence ATGAAAAAAATCGAGGCCATCGTCAAGCCCTTCAAGCTGGACGATGTGAAAGAGGCCCTCAACGAGATCGGCATCCAGGGGATGACCATTTCGGAGGTCAAAGGCTACGGGCGCCAGAAAGGCCACAAAGAGATCTACCGGGGCGCCGAGTATGTGGTGGATTTCATCCCCAAAGTGAAAATCGAGATCATCGTCGACTCCGAGCGTGCCGACCAGGTGGTGGAGGCCATTCAAAATTCGGCCAACACCGGTAAAATCGGCGACGGAAAGATCTTCGTCTTTTCCGTGGAAGAGGTGATCCGGGTGAGGACGGGCGAGAAGGGCAAGGACGCTATTTAA
- the glnA gene encoding type I glutamate--ammonia ligase produces the protein MTPEQVLAMAKENGVKVLDIRFMDFPGMWQHFSVPIGELEEGSFEDGFGFDGSSIRGWQPINASDMLVVPDATTAKIDPFYKEPTLVLIGNIVDPITREAYSRDPRNIAKKAEAYLKSTGIGDTAFIGPEAEFFIFDDIRFESQRNGAFYSIDSVEGVWNTGRCEEPNLGYKPRHKEGYFPVPPTDKFQDLRTDMMLTLENLGIDVECQHHEVATSGQAEIDMRFKPLLQMADQLMWFKYVLKNVAYKAGHTVTFMPKPLFEDNGTGMHTHISIWKDGNPLFAGDKYAGVSQEALYAIGGILKHCRALCALTNPTTNSYKRLVPGFEAPVNLAYSSRNRSASIRIPMYSASPKAKRIEFRTPDPSCNGYLAFSAILMAVIDGIENKLDPGDPLDKNIYDLPPEELAEIPSAPGSLDEALAALEEDHDFLLKGDVFTKDAIDMWIDYKTASEVNPVKLRPHPHEFFLYYDI, from the coding sequence ATGACCCCAGAACAAGTATTGGCAATGGCAAAGGAAAACGGCGTAAAGGTGCTGGACATCCGTTTCATGGATTTTCCGGGTATGTGGCAGCATTTTTCGGTGCCCATCGGCGAGCTGGAAGAGGGCAGCTTCGAAGATGGCTTCGGTTTCGACGGCTCCAGTATCCGCGGCTGGCAGCCGATCAACGCCAGCGACATGCTGGTGGTGCCCGATGCGACTACGGCGAAAATAGATCCTTTTTACAAGGAGCCCACCTTGGTGCTCATTGGCAACATCGTCGATCCGATCACCCGTGAAGCTTACTCCCGCGACCCGCGAAACATCGCCAAGAAGGCCGAAGCTTACCTCAAGAGCACCGGTATCGGCGATACCGCCTTCATCGGACCGGAAGCCGAATTCTTCATTTTCGACGACATCCGCTTCGAAAGCCAGCGCAATGGCGCCTTCTACTCCATCGATTCGGTGGAAGGCGTCTGGAACACGGGCCGTTGCGAAGAGCCCAACCTGGGCTACAAACCGCGCCACAAGGAAGGCTATTTCCCCGTACCGCCGACCGACAAATTTCAGGATCTGCGCACAGACATGATGCTGACCCTGGAGAACCTGGGCATCGATGTGGAGTGCCAGCACCATGAAGTGGCCACGTCCGGTCAGGCCGAGATCGACATGCGCTTCAAGCCGCTTTTGCAGATGGCCGACCAGCTCATGTGGTTCAAATATGTTCTCAAGAATGTGGCCTACAAGGCCGGTCACACCGTCACTTTCATGCCCAAACCGCTGTTCGAAGACAACGGCACCGGCATGCACACCCATATCTCCATCTGGAAAGACGGCAACCCGCTTTTTGCCGGCGACAAGTATGCCGGGGTTTCCCAGGAAGCCCTGTACGCCATCGGCGGCATCCTGAAGCACTGCCGGGCCCTGTGTGCCCTCACCAACCCGACCACCAACTCCTACAAGCGCCTGGTGCCGGGTTTCGAGGCTCCGGTGAACCTGGCCTACTCCAGCCGTAACCGCAGCGCCTCCATCCGGATACCCATGTACTCGGCGTCTCCCAAGGCCAAGCGCATCGAGTTCCGTACGCCCGATCCGTCCTGCAACGGCTACCTGGCCTTCTCTGCCATACTGATGGCAGTCATCGACGGGATCGAGAATAAGCTCGATCCGGGCGATCCGCTGGACAAGAACATTTACGATCTGCCTCCCGAAGAACTGGCCGAGATCCCCTCCGCGCCGGGTTCCCTGGATGAAGCCCTGGCTGCGCTGGAGGAAGACCACGACTTCCTGCTCAAGGGCGACGTCTTCACAAAGGATGCCATCGACATGTGGATCGATTACAAGACCGCCAGCGAAGTCAACCCTGTGAAGCTGCGTCCGCATCCCCACGAGTTCTTCCTGTACTACGACATCTAA
- a CDS encoding YceI family protein yields the protein MKTSIRFVAVTIFLFVFAVQSQAAAPQWELDPAHAGIYFSVNHIYSTTRGYFEDFTATVNFSPDDLAGSRFDFEVKVKSINTGNSKRDGHLNSGDFFDSKKYPKMTFTSTAVKHVKDNQYIVEGKLTVKDVSQSVSVPFTLLGISTHPFDAKSEVAGFEARMTIDRLSYHVSNGKFYEMGVVGKDVDVLITMEVTRKK from the coding sequence ATGAAAACATCCATCCGATTTGTCGCCGTCACAATATTTCTCTTCGTTTTCGCAGTCCAATCCCAAGCCGCCGCACCCCAATGGGAATTGGATCCGGCCCATGCCGGCATCTACTTCAGCGTCAATCACATCTACTCTACGACCCGTGGGTATTTCGAAGACTTTACCGCCACGGTGAACTTCTCGCCCGACGACCTGGCCGGCAGCCGCTTTGACTTCGAAGTCAAAGTCAAAAGCATCAATACCGGCAACAGCAAACGGGACGGCCATCTCAATTCAGGCGATTTCTTCGATTCCAAAAAATACCCCAAGATGACTTTCACCAGCACGGCCGTGAAGCATGTCAAGGACAACCAGTACATCGTGGAAGGTAAGTTGACGGTCAAGGATGTCAGCCAGAGCGTTTCGGTTCCCTTCACCCTGCTGGGCATTAGCACGCACCCGTTTGACGCCAAGTCGGAAGTGGCCGGGTTCGAGGCCCGCATGACCATCGACCGGCTCAGCTATCATGTAAGCAACGGGAAGTTTTACGAGATGGGCGTGGTCGGCAAGGATGTGGATGTACTCATCACCATGGAAGTGACCCGTAAAAAGTAG
- a CDS encoding FAD-binding oxidoreductase has protein sequence MWYKFGAAKISLRAGKMLGMAAGLLILLQLPLAGRLKSLDRIFSLPGLIRQHRWHAWAIVLMALIHPLCVLLAEGKMMIPLEMRYWPEWVGVGLLAVLLVQFACTQWRRPLKIAFHHWLTGHRITGLMIAALLIVHVLYVSETFTDNPPPRLAVLAAAGVFTLFWLWVRSAGLRNRRRPFTVTRVENIGRECTCVEVAPEQGISMAYLPGQFAFVSFTGQHLSREPHPFTLASTPSRPGVIQFAIRHCGDWTRQVDGLAIGDRAYLQGPFGCFSHLLHTSPQQELIMIAGGIGITPMLSMLRFMADHGDPRPITLIWSNRSREHLVFTEAFEHLTAKLTGLRRVPIFTQHTDGGKPSERLNRKMLETLLGGCSRKSAVFLCGPPSMMTTLATDLKALGFSARSVITEAFGF, from the coding sequence ATGTGGTACAAATTCGGAGCTGCAAAAATCAGCTTGCGCGCCGGCAAAATGCTGGGCATGGCCGCCGGCCTGCTGATTCTTCTGCAGCTTCCCCTGGCCGGTCGCCTGAAGAGTCTCGACCGCATCTTTTCCCTTCCCGGCCTGATCCGTCAGCACCGCTGGCACGCCTGGGCCATTGTTCTCATGGCCCTGATCCACCCGCTGTGCGTGCTGCTTGCCGAAGGCAAAATGATGATCCCCCTGGAGATGCGCTACTGGCCGGAATGGGTGGGCGTGGGGTTGCTGGCCGTCCTTCTGGTGCAGTTTGCCTGCACCCAATGGCGGCGGCCGTTGAAAATCGCTTTCCACCACTGGCTGACAGGCCACCGCATCACCGGCCTAATGATTGCGGCACTGCTGATTGTGCACGTGCTCTATGTCAGCGAGACCTTTACCGACAACCCACCGCCCCGCCTGGCCGTTCTGGCGGCCGCCGGCGTCTTCACCCTTTTCTGGCTGTGGGTCCGCAGCGCCGGGCTGCGTAACCGCCGACGCCCCTTTACAGTTACCCGGGTCGAAAATATCGGCCGGGAATGTACCTGTGTGGAAGTCGCACCGGAGCAAGGCATTTCCATGGCATATCTCCCAGGCCAGTTCGCCTTCGTCTCTTTTACGGGTCAACACCTGTCCCGCGAACCCCACCCCTTTACCCTGGCCTCCACACCCAGTCGGCCCGGAGTGATCCAGTTTGCTATCCGTCACTGTGGGGACTGGACCCGGCAGGTGGACGGCCTGGCCATCGGCGACCGGGCCTACCTCCAGGGACCGTTCGGCTGCTTCAGCCATCTTCTGCATACCTCGCCGCAACAGGAACTGATCATGATCGCCGGAGGCATCGGCATCACCCCGATGCTGAGCATGCTGCGATTCATGGCCGATCACGGCGACCCACGCCCCATTACCCTGATCTGGAGCAACCGCAGCCGGGAACACCTGGTCTTCACCGAGGCGTTCGAACATCTAACCGCAAAATTGACAGGCTTGCGCCGCGTCCCTATTTTTACGCAACATACGGACGGTGGAAAGCCTTCAGAGCGATTGAACCGGAAGATGCTGGAAACCTTGCTCGGCGGCTGCAGTCGCAAATCGGCAGTTTTTCTATGCGGCCCGCCATCAATGATGACCACGCTCGCCACAGACCTTAAAGCTCTCGGCTTTTCCGCCCGCTCGGTTATTACCGAAGCCTTCGGCTTTTAG